The Salvia miltiorrhiza cultivar Shanhuang (shh) chromosome 2, IMPLAD_Smil_shh, whole genome shotgun sequence DNA window TGATCTGCTTTGTAATGTTCCTGGACCTCATGTTTTGACTGGTTATATATcattaattgattattatatCCAGAAATTGAACCCctttttttagggaaaaaaaaaaatagcttcTATACCATATATATGAGAAAGTTATTTATAAATCTTGGATGATCAGCTAGATTGGAGTCGGTAGGGATTTTCTGCATATGCTGCGCAGATGCCCACAGCTTGCGAACTAATTCCCAGAGAAGACGATATTCTGCTGACACTATTTGTTATATGTGAGCTACACATTATTTTTTCTGTTGttggataaatatatttagGGCGTGTTTGCTAGGGCAGTTAGCGCTAGACTGTTAATTAGTCTTGCGTATTTCCGTTGTTTGATAGTGCGGACTAATTAACAAAAGTCCGTTGGCTCGTTGTTATTCCTTAGTTCTTTCTAGATTACGAAACCAGCAAAGGGGATCGGGTACAGTGTCTGAGATGCTATATTACCTTAGACCAAAAATTCGAATTTCAATATTAAACTAGTGTTATCCCTTGTAGACTCTCCATTGGCAGCGAACATGTAAACTCGTTGTCTTGGCGATTCGATTATTTGGAGCTTCGATTATTTTCATAGAATTATGTAAATTATCATTTTCACAAATCGATTTCTCCAACGCAATTGAAATTTCTATGCCTTGTGTTGTTGGTTTCAATCTCTAGGGGGGTTTTTTTTGTTGCCTGAGTTCTTCGTAAGGTTCCACATTTTGTCTCAAAATTTTCTCTAGGGTTTCGATTGTTTGGAGGGTTTTATTTCGTTTTCTTCCCTTCATCGATATTATTTCCGATAATTTCTAACATGGATTTTGTTAAAAAGATGCAGAAGCTTGCTTGTTTACTCCCGTTATTTTTGTGAAATCATTGATGTTTGGGCTTACACTCATACTTGTTtatcttccttttctttttgttgATGAACAAGGTTGGGATCCTCAATTAGCCCTCGTGTGAGCTTCATTTGCCTCGTCAAATCCCTAAGGCAGCTAATTTTTTATTGAGTGAAGGTGAGGGTGTAATTCCTTTTTTAATTACTCACTATATATCGTGTGTTATTATCATGAATTAAATACTTATTACTCGAGTGTTGTATAAACTGGTAGTGGTTTGTTTATGGATATTTGTACTGATTACTTGGATGAATGAAGAGATGTCGGTTGGTGCTTGTGTATACCTGTTTAAATGCAATGCCTTTTTTGGTTTGTGATTATAGTAGTATCTGAATTGTGTTTGATTGGAACTATTGGTGTGTATTCCTATGTTTGTGATGGATAATATGAACTGGTTTATGAGGTGGTGATAGTATATTAGTTGATATGTACAAatgatttgtttttttaatttgggtCTTGTATGTGCTTGATCCATTTCGATTGCTGAATTGCATATTAACTTGGTGCCGATTGTTGTTGGGTTTATCAAAAATGAGAAACAGCAGAACTAATCATATGACACATGTGTCGTGGTTAATTGAGGACATAATGCgtcaatttttatttcaacttGTAGTAATAATCGAGGTACTTATTAAAAAGAATACACGAAAGCAAAAATGCAATGATTCAATCGAGCCATATGCTATGTTGTGTAAGATTCTCGACCAAATTAAACACCTAAGTAGAATGACGAGTGTCAGTGATACAAACAATATTGTAAACCTTAAGATGGATCGCAACACGTTTGGTCGATTGTGTAATTTGTTTAGACAACTAGGTTCATTGGAAGATGGGAGATATGTTAGTGTGGAGGAGCAAGTGGCGATGTTTTTATCTATCTTGGCTCATCATAAGAAAAATAGGGTTGTTTGGTTCGATTTTTGGAGATCGGGGCAGAAGATATCTTATTATGTCCACACGGTCTCGAAAGCAATTTTAAAGCTCCATGTTATTCTATTGGTGAAGCCAGATCCGGTCCCCGAAGAGTGTGATGATCCTAGGTGGAAGTGGTTTAAGGTAAGAATACCATATATTACATACTTTATGTTGTCAAATATGAAATTGTATAGGGGTTTTGCTATCTAGCAACTGCATAAATAGAAATGTACAAATTAACATTATGATATTATTGTTGTTTATATTTCATAGGGATGCTTGGGAGCCCTAGATGGTACGTATATTAATGTTTTGGTTTCAAATAGCGATAAGCCACGCTATAAGACTCGCAAGGGTCAGATTGCTACTAACACGCTTGGAGTTTATGACCGGAACATGAAATTCGTATATGCTTTGCCTGGATGGGAGGAGTCTGCGGCAAATTCTCGGATACTCCGGTATGCACTGAACAGGCCACATAGGCTGAGAGTCCCATGGGGTACGCCATTATACCGATATGCTTTATTTGTACATAAGTAGCATACATGTGTGGTAGTATAATCTTTTATGTGTTTGTAATTTTAATCTACGCAAGATCGATACCATTTGAAGGAATGGGGTCCGACATGTGCAAGACCGCAAAACGCCCAGGAACTATTTAATCTACGTCATGCGAAAGCACGTAATGCTATCGAACATGTTTTCGGCGTTATGAAGATGCGTTGGAGCATCTTGTGGAGTGCTACTTATTACCCGATCAAAGTCCAAATCAGATTAATAATGGCTTGGTTATTTCTTAACAATTTTATCTGGTCCGAAATGGCAGTAGACCTGATTGAGCAGCAGTATGACATTCTAAGCGACGTTGATAACAATGAGGTTGAAATAGAGGATTGCGTTGACACAATCGAATCATCACAAACGTGGAATGCAGAACGAGAGTCTATTGCCAACATGATGTGGCAGCAATATACGAGGGCAGTTTGAGTGCGGTGTCATAACCAgcaaaatataaatatgtagACTTGTGTAATATTATGGACATGTTACAATATGTGTTGTCTATTATGCTTTTTGTTTGCAATGTATGTTGTGTAACCTGATCTTATGACTAATATTTGTGAGGAAAGATATATTTGTAATTCAAGATGTTTGGTTTTTtggttatgcatttttgttgttTGCGGGGTGATATTATGCATTCTAGTTGTTTGTTGATTTTATGTTATTTGTTAgtaacttgttacttgcttgaaCAGATTAATGAAAACGTCTGACGACATGATGTCTACCCCGCAATGTCAATGTGGCAAAGGACGAATGCTTTTGTTGAGTGGCGGGCTGGCCGCAAAGAACGCGGGCAGGTATTTTTATAGGTGTCCGGCGAATGGCAAGCATCCAGAGTGTTTTATGTGGTTTGATGAAGTACACAGGTATATTAATGTCGCCTCCTCAATGTCGAGTACATTAGCCTCTGGTGTAACACGCTCCACCGAGCAGCTTGCCATTCGATCTCAAAGCTCGATCTGGCATGGTCAGACTGAGATGGTTGTAGTATTTGTGTTTATGGGAATTGTAGTTCTCATGCTCGACGTCCTTCTCGGCTTCCTGATAGCCAAGCTATGTTGATCAAATTTGTTGGCAACTAACTAATGTTATGTTGTTTGTGTTGTTGAGAAGCTTTGGAATTGGTTTATAGTTTCATCTCTCTATTGTTAAGTGACTTTCAATTGATAGATCAACTGCATGACGTAGTCTTTGTTTTTCCTCATTTATTCCATTTGCTGCATAATTCTAACAGCAGAATTGAGTGATTTAAGATTGTTGAATGCACTAGTAGACACGTTTAAAAAATGAACATGTAGATGAAATGTGTGATCTTCGCAAGGCAAGTGAAAAATGAGATCAAATTTAACACGAGGATGTGactacaaaataaaaaagatatacACCTCTTCATAACTCTAAAATGAAGCCATCTCCATCATCTACAATCTGAgagataaatataatttattgatatgtgtTAAGTGGAAGATTCTATGGGAATATGGGTTTTGAGAAGAAGATGTCTTCTTTGACCGTAAGTTAATCAAAGATATCCTCAAATTTGGATTGGTCTCTACAAACAGTGCATTAACTCCACAACAAATCTAATTGTGAAATCCTGacctaaaaaaaaacatatctaACACCTATCGGCTCAACTAATATCCACAAAATGAATGACATTAACTCCACAAATAATTCCATAGGTGAGATATGTGAGGTTGATATATAGCAAATCACAATGAGATATTTTGGTCCCACCTTTAGGGAAAGTTTTAGGCACCGATTGAGGAGGCATACTCTTGCCATCTATAAATAATACACAATACACGTTAGGTTCTATATTACAGCTCAAATTCTCACGGTTGAGCTATTGCAGATTGTTCTCTCAACTCCACCATGTCCTTCCCCAACGTTCAACCACAAAGTTGGTATCTATATGATTTGAAGTGGACCGATGATCGCGACTCGATACTCATACAATCCCTACTCAATATGACTGCCGAAGTGTCCCTCGTTCCACCGTACAAATCCCCACATGCCATGATCTGCGTCTTTAGCAATCTCAACAAAACATTCGACTCATCCCTAAGCCTTGCGGACGTCGAAGAGAGGATCACATTCTTGAAAGGGTGGTACAAGACATTCACGTGAATCTCCAGTCTCACCGCAACGAACTTCGACGTTGAGcggtgatttatgcttaattgttctaattttaggggtttgaatgtgctcattgtaagataaatcttctggaaattggtgcgtttatggtgtatttgatgcttttcaggagatttaggttttaatggtggaagagtataattttggggatttttggctaaaaatggcgtttttacgccagaccagaccagagcagagaaatcgtctcAGACAAGAGCAGAGAACTCACTAAGTCAGAGAACCCGCTaagccagagaaatccgcggaatGCCAGAGGAGAAAGGCGCCAgagagaaaagcgccagaggagcgaagtcgccagagaaatcaccccgtcagaggaatcgaggcgagcgcggaatgccagagaaatcacccgccagagcggaggaagcgccagaggaatcaaggcgccagaggagtcaatatgCCAGAGGGTAGAgatacgtcagaggaatcaataccagagcggaacccattccgctgacaagatcagagaagtcatccgttcctctggcgataaccattcctctggcgagagccgcgatttccgcccgagtggagattacttgctgagcgcgtcatagctggagttaccttatcatctacgattctattccttttagagtccggctttgcatggtaatttccatggtgatccagaaggagttgaagtctataaatagggccatagttttcattgtataatcaatcttttgccctagttttagacgccatcttagagagctgttggcatccgaagcttaggacttacttgctttcatagttgttcatagtttcgagtttttattgttctaagttagatttcaatttcgtttttagtttagtttcttggattgtgattgagtgacacaattacaagttcaagacaattacggtatttcgtatttcaattcaagttattttcgtttaatcatgtttatgcttttcattattgtttatgctttcttttcaattatgcaatttaaattatgcaccttagtttcatgcctagattagaagtctttaaatttataagtatctaatttcttaagttaggtttaattcaagttgtttaaattattgcttaggttaagttcaatttacgtttaagtttaagatacgtttttaaatcaaaacctttactgctttcttttattgctttttcttacgatattactaaaagcccttaaagactttccttgagagatgacactgggtcaacttaccatcgctaggatgtccttgttctattgcaagtcaacttagaggtgtttctagttgagtcaaattttggcgccgttgccggggaaagttttaggcgttttagttgtgtcgtttttacttgctttatttaatttctgtttttaagtttcttccactcggtgcgtttaatctgtttgttcagtgttgtgcatgcagggacgccgtagtcttaaaggcaaattggtgtctcctttgcatagtacgagtgaagggattttcaggaagaatagCTGCAAGGGAGTGATCGGGAACGACAGAGCAGAGGGTTCAAACTCCAGTTCTGACGGAGAAACACATGACAAAACTGGAGATTTCTTCTCTGACTCTGAAcctgaagttccagagcagactgtagaagaggaagaagccagctctgccaagtctTACTCTGATTCTGAACTACCCGAGCAGAGCGAAGGAGATGAGGAACTAGATTCGCCAGCCAACTCTGACTCGGAGCCTTCAGAGAAGTCAACGAGAGAGGACGCTAGCTCTGCCAATACAGAGCACACGACAGCCACGGCAAAACACACTAAAGAGGAGgaggccagctccgccaattttTGCACCAAGCAGAATTTaaacaaggaaaagaaggagatggccaaGAACACGGAatatatgggagacttcaccaggccggtaattggagataccaatacgtcggcaatcgtgcttcccgctgctgtgagaaactacaatctcaaacttAATGATTCGAATCTGCTGCCGGTGTTctacgggatgccaagcgaggatgcgctgcaattcatccgggatttttgcacacaagtgcaaacaatCCCTCTACTTACTCTTACGGAGgatcaactcaagctcaagtgcttcccctacgcacttaaagaccgggcgaggacgtggatgctatctctgccgcccaactctatcactacgtggggagatgcttgtgaaaaattcatgctgaaatactacccaagtcacaagacGCAGAAGCTGAGaacgaaaataatggagttcacccaaggagcggacgaacctttgcatgaagcttgggaaagataCGAAGAACTCATCCgccaatgccctcaacatcagttcactaatgtcatgttgatgcagttcttctacgatgggttagtacaaactgcccaatttatggtggatagcacggcaggaggaaacatagctcggaagacagcTGCAGACCTGAAAGAAattttcaagaccttggccgaaagctcccaacagaagtccgtccgtggaagaagagttgaagccagTGCTGTGACAAAtcagttcgagatgcagcaacaattggcttcgatcatgcgagaagttcaacagctcaagatggaaaagatggaaaattctccagttcagagctcaGCGCCGCCGATGATAACTCAACCGAATCCAGCTCTGCCAATGTCAACTCCGCAGAACCCAGCCATACATTATGTTGAGCCGTGTGGTatctgtggagatttcagccatggagctaatgagtgccataaaatgggagagtttaccccggaaggacaagctgaggtctatgcagcacaaggattccaaacctacaatcaagtgcagaacagacCATATGGCCAGAGTATGAATCAAGGTCCACAAAATATCGTTGGAGGATGGAGGAGTCAGCCGAATGgaggatggggaaatcaaaattttggggggaatcaattccgtcgaccaccccagATGGGCTATCAACAACAACAGTATTTCCCACCACCGCAAGGGCCTTCTCAACCATACCGACCACAATACCAACAACAGCAATCCATTCCGCAACAGAATGCGTCGTCgattccaccacaaaaatccaCGCTCGAAGAAACACTGCAAGCCTTTATGGAGATGAGCAAACAAAGTATAGAATCTCAAGCTTCTACGATCAAAAGGCTCGAGACTACGGTTGGACAACTTTCCGGTgccttgaatcaaatccaacaacaacagcaacccGGGAAGTTTCATGGTCAACCTGCTCAGACGCATCAAGCTCTTGCTGTAACTGTTCTTCgcagtggtaagatggtggataacagAGTGGAGGTTCCTAATTTGACCAATGCAGAGCAGCCAAGCTCTAccgtgaccagagcagagctgccgagtTCTGTCCAGCCTAGACCAGAGTTGCCGAGCTTAGCGCTGACCAGCCCGACTGATGGAGAGACGGCAGACAAGCAAAAGGAatgagagaaggagaaggaggtcaagctccacaaagctactGCACCATATCGACCACCGATTCCTTTTCCGAACAGATTGCGAAACGAGAAGCAGGACCGTCAGTTTGAAGaattctacaacatgttggccaaggtaaatgtgaatttgcctcttcttgatgtgatccgaaatgtgcctgcatatgtgaaattcttcaaggaattggcatccaacaaaagaaggttcgGTGACAATGAGAAGGTGTTGGTCTCCGAAGTTGCAAAcgcaatcatgcagcaatctttgccacccaagcaacgcgatccaggtagttttgtgattaatattgctttgggaaatggtaaggaagccacgggtatgttGGATCTGGGGGCTGGGATtaacttgatgccttactctatttatcaacaattagagttaggtaatttaaaatctactcGCATGTGCCTCCAACTCGCTGATAGGTCCGTCAGGTATCCCCGTGGTATAGTAGAAGATATCCTAGTTAGAGTCGGGGGTCTGATAGTGCCCGTTGATTTTGTCGTACtggagattggggatgtgcacgagaatggtagagatcatACTTTGCTATTAGGAAggccctttatggcgaccactaacacgttgattgatgtaaaaaatggaactattaaaatgtcagtgttgggggagtcggtgtctttctcggtgcatgaaaatcgggctatgccttcGGACAACCTTATgaatgaatgctcatatatagatgctattaatggcttggttgagaaggtatttttacaggagcaggaatgcgaggaagtttgcgctggatcagcagacatggaagaactagcGCGGGAAGCTGAAGAGTTCGGCGCTGCTCTGACTTCAGCCCTGGTAGCGCTGACCTGCCCAGCAATCCTGCACTGCCCAAACCTGCATTGCCCAGCTTAGGGGAGGAACAGGTGGGGGCAAAGAAACCAGCACTCGAATTAAAGGAACTCCCAACCAATCTCAAGTATGTCTTTTTAGAAGACGGAAATGAGAAGCCAGTCATCATCTCGTCTACTCTGACTCTAGAGCAAGAAGAGGCGCTGC harbors:
- the LOC131010366 gene encoding uncharacterized protein LOC131010366, with the protein product MRNSRTNHMTHVSWLIEDIMRQFLFQLVVIIEVLIKKNTRKQKCNDSIEPYAMLCKILDQIKHLSRMTSVSDTNNIVNLKMDRNTFGRLCNLFRQLGSLEDGRYVSVEEQVAMFLSILAHHKKNRVVWFDFWRSGQKISYYVHTVSKAILKLHVILLVKPDPVPEECDDPRWKWFKGCLGALDGTYINVLVSNSDKPRYKTRKGQIATNTLGVYDRNMKFVYALPGWEESAANSRILRYALNRPHRLRVPWD